tataaatataaattaaaaactgCATCTATAAGCTTTAAAGATGTTTGTGATAAGTACTCAATAGACTATCCACTTAATAATGTATACCTAAGGAAATGCCCTTGGGATATGTTATTAGGATTAGGATTTATATTAGCCCAATCAGGAGGATTATATGTTAATAAACATAGCATtataatattcaaaaatataacACAGACACCAACTTATCCACCATACCCAAAACCTCAATATAATAATGACATATTTAAAGAATGTCCTTGTAATATACCTGGACagtgtaaaataaataaagaagttaGTAATATTGAATTAACACTAGAAAAAGATCTTATGGAAGAAATCGAGgaaattattttaaaacaaGACATAATAGATTTTGAAGACGGAATAAACCCATCATTAATGATAGCCATATTAGAAAACACTAGTAGTATTAAGAAAActatagaaaaattagaaagaatAGAAATAATCCAAGATAAAAATCCTTTAAGACATTGGGGAAAAGACAAACCCGTCatgaaaatagaaatcataaatcaaaatttaaaaataaattcaggaGTACCAAAATATCACCCTATAGACTCAGAACAATTCAAACTCCATATAAAAGAATTAATTGAATTAAATTTAATACGAAAATCTAATAGCCCTCACAGATCTGCAGCTATGATagttatgaaagaaagtgaaaaaagaagaggaaaaagccgaatggtaataaattataaaaCGACTAAATGATAACACAGTAGATGATGCATATAATTTACCTcaaaagaattttcttattcaatttatacaaaaagctaaaatattctcaaaatttgatttaaaatcAGGATTTCACCAGATAGCCATGGAAGAAGAATCTAAAGCATGGACAGCTTTTACTACAACTGAAGGTCAttatgaatggaatgtaatgccttttggattaaaaaatgcaCCCGCAGTTTTTCAAAGAAGAATGGACGATATTTTCTTACCATACAGAGAATTTTGCATagtttatatagatgatatattAGTTTTTTCAAAAACCGAAATAGAACATATAGCACATcttcataaaatattttctgaATTTCACAAACATGGATTAGTAGTTTCcaagaaaaagatggaaataggtaaaaatcaaataaaatttctaGGACTTGAAATAGGACTAGGACAGATAAAATTACAACCTCATATAGCTACAAAAATTTTAGCATTTCCTTCAGAACTAAAAACCACAAAAGACATAAAAAGTTTTATAGGATTAGTCAATCAAGCAAGAGATTTTATACCaaatttaggaaaaataataGGCCCATTATATTCTAAAACAAAtcctaaaggagaaaagaagttcAACTCACAAGATAAAAtcttaatagaaaaaataaaggctATTGTACAAAATATTCCACCCTTAAGATATCCATATGATTCAgaatataaaattattgaaaCCGATGGATCAATAGAAGGATGGGGAGCAGTTTTAAAAACCCGACCTACAGAATATAGTAGCAAGACAGAAGAACAAATCTGTAGATATGCCTCTGGtatacataaaagaaaaaatttaagtcCAATAGACTGTGAAATAGAAGCTGTAATATCAGGATTACAaacttttgatttctttataaTACTAAGAAGTTTTACTTTAAGAGCAGACTGTGAAGCtatagtaaaattttataaaacccTTAATGAAAAAAGAGTAAGTACAAGAAGATGGTTAATATTCCGAGAATTAATTCTAGGAAAAGGATATAAGATCAAAATAGAACATATAAAAGGAAATGATAATTATATTGCAGATTATCTATCCCGAGAATGTTTACCTAAGATATTAacttgattttgataaatttcaGAAGTCAAAAAGATCTGAACCAGAAAGGAGTCTCTCTCCtgattttgaaaaatcaaaagaagattttGATAGTTCTTCAAGATTATCAGAAGCATATAAGAGATATAAAAAGAGGATGGCACAAGATAAAGGCAAGAAGCCTTGGTCACCACCAGAAAGGAGCCCTTCTCCTGATACAACAAGAAAGACAGCAGAAATGTTGCAACAAGCCTTTGGCAATATTGGAATTAAAGGAAGATTTAAAGAAGCCCCAGATAATGGGATCCAGTATGGAAGAAGTTATTTGAAACCGATAGATGAACCTTTTGGGTTCAGAAGCATGTATACAGTNNNNNNNNNNNNNNNNNNNNNNNNNNNNNNNNNNNNNNNNNNNNNNNNNNNNNNNNNNNNNNNNNNNNNNNNNNNNNNNNNNNNNNNNNNNNNNNNNNNNNNNNNNNNNNNNNNNNNNNNNNNNNNNNNNNNNNNNNNNNNNNNNNNNNNNNNNNNNNNNNNNNNNNNNNNNNNNNNNNNNNNNNNNNNNNNNNNNNNNNNNNNNNNNNNNNNNNNNNNNNNNNNNNNNNNNNNNNNNNNNNNNNNNNNNNNNNNNNNNNNNNNNNNNNNNNNNNNNNNNNNNNNNNNNNNNNNNNNNNNNNNNNNNNNNNNNNNNNNNNNNNNNNNNNNNNNNNNNNNNNNNNNNNNNNNNNNNNNNNNNNNNNNNNNNNNNNNNNNNNNNNNNNNNNNNNNNNNNTAAGCTTGTATAAGACGCCATGCTCATACAACTCACATCCTCACACTGGGGATCAACCGGTGATACACGAAAGTTGAGATTTTGGAAGATGAAATTACCATATTAAAAGCTCAGTTACAAAGTAAAGAAGAATTTAGTCCAACAATATATGAAGAACCAAGAATCGAATGGATGGAAATAATTGAGAATGGAGGAATAAAACCAGTAAAGTCTACAAAAGGATCTTTAGGATATGATATTTTCTCACCTATAGAAACAGTACTATTACCTAACGATATTACTATAATAGACGTTCAAGTTAGGTATTCTATCTCAGAAAAAATCTTCAGATGTGGATATTTTTAGATTACTTAATTTTTGTCCTATATCATCAAGTTCTCTGgtgattttattatttatatttatttcttctagtttctttaatattttaattaatcctattataattaaattattttgtGTTATTAAAATCTGATCATGTGTTGCAGGTGGTTTGTATTTGGTTAAACCTTGATTTTCTATAGATAATTCTAATGAATTTAAGTAAGAGATAGACACTTAAGAAATCATTGCTTTTATCTTATTATATCTtttatactctttttttttttNNNNNNNNNNNNNNNNNNNNNNNNNNNNNNNNNNNNNNNNccccccccctctctctctctctctctctctctctgctgcaAGTTCTTATAGAGCATtttgattaattatttttttttgataaaaatttgTAATTATATCAATTCGTCTATTCATAACTTCATAATCAAGattctttttattgtttttattcgtttcaatttcaatttgattATTGGTTGGTTTGGTGCGGTCTAATTTTCAATCGATCTCATCATATATTAGTCTAAAATCAGCCCGATCAGACTTGGTTTGGTTCGAAATCTTTTCGGTCAGTTTTAATTTAATCTTATTGGTTTGAACTAGGTTTTGCAACCCTAGTACTGTcccccattttattttatttttccttactcccccactttattttttttcccatattgtTCGGAGTTTTCTCCTTGTAAAACcctgtccatttttttttttcattctccttttttcttacTATGCTTATttctctgagagagagagagagagagatcaaagcCATGCGCAATTAAAGTAGCCATGCGCAATTAAAGTAGGGACCTATCGCAGTGAAATGACAATGACAACCATGGATAAGAAGGGAGCAGTACAGAGAGGTGGTGTAGATCGACAGAATAAATACAACCACAACAAATTAGATTTTGATACCATGTAAactaataaaaagggaaaagccCTGTCTTAATCCATTTTAGAATAGACAATATATACATACCAAGAGGTTATACATGGGAATAACAAAAATAACTTTATATGGAAAGACAATATTTGATAGAATAAGAATATGGGAAAAGAGACTTCGTCTAGGAGTGTCGGGGATGTGCCTGGAGGATTCAGAACCTCTTCGTAGAGGGCATCGTCCATAGACTGCCCATAGAGCCATGATAGCATGACACATCGATAGATAACATCCAATGGTAAAAAATAGATCCCGTTTTTCACCCACTTCAAGCCTCAAGAGATCAGACCCGATGCCTTCAGTACCTGACTTAGggaattaaattaaaagaaaaacaaatattttctccTCATCCCGTGCGACTTACCATCGAAAACACGAACATGAAGAACTTGGATTTCCTccatctttaccaaaaaaaaaaaaagatcagatTTCCTCCATGGAATCCATTTTCAAAGGCAGGAAATCTTACCCACTTGAGGCTTGAAGTGGGTGAAAACCGGGATCTATTTTTGACCGTTGGATGTTATCCATCCACACGTCATGCTATCATGGCTCTATGGACAGTCTATGGGTGACAccctctatggagaggatccagatCTGTGCTTGGATACATAGGTGGGCTCGCCCTCATAAAAGGTGGAAATGTCCACCCTATAGATGCTTCCAGCTAGAGGTGTAAGTCTAACCATGATGGCCTGAATAGGGTATGGAATAAGATTTCTGGCCTTGAAGGCTGGTTAGAGTTGAAAAGCACTAATCCTAGAttagggttgggccgggcttgggttgaggcctaggtCTAGCCTGGCAcggcccaacccgaccttgATTTTAACCTTGTGCTATATAATCTAATTTAGAGTTGTTATCCTATCCTTTTTATTTAGAATAATGAAATCAgagtcattgattcttatggtcaaGTGTCTTGAACATTTATTATTATGTTgtacttcataattttaattgtatattgatcatttcatccgtttgtcttttttttttattttttattttttattttattttaaatatgggTTGTAAGAAAAACAAGGCCAATCAAGGTTAGCTTGACCTTGGCAAAAATTAGGGCCAATAAGGGTCATTTGGGGCCGAGTTAGTTTGCATGAGCCTAGCCGGGTTGGATTGGGCTTGGGTaagaatgtgaatttgaaatcaaaaccttTATCGAAATCAAACGAAGTTGTTTACATTGAAATAatgaaaccatttaataaatagttcgattttaatttaaaattgaaaccattgttcggttttggttttaaaattaaaaccgTTGGTAAACCgttaaaccgattaacatataCTAAACAAGTATAGGTCATCGAGtgtaaatttcaaataaaaaaataagtttacatcaaacaaatattaaaaatagaatataacaataaacaattcaattcagtGTCAAAAATCcatttaattcaaaattttaaagataaagaagtcctttggataaaaaattagaaagcaAATGAAAATTGTTGtaaaccgtttaaactgaaaccgtttataaatggttcaattttgattttacctaaaaattCTTACACTAAACCGAATCGAATCATTTACATTAGAAcggaaccgattaacacccttaggcaTGGATTGAGTTTTGTGGACCTACGATTGAGCTGGGTTTAAGAAACCTGACTCTTAACCCAACTCTATTTCACCCTTACTTCCAGTTACATTCTCATTATTGACCCCTATATAAGTGCATGAGTCACGCTCTTAAATAGAGAATTATTCCCAAAAGAatatttgaatcatattacAGACAACAGTCCTGGCCATTAAGTGATATTGTTGACCAAACCACGCTCCCAGGCAGAGAACTCATATTAAAGGCACAGTCCCCGGCCATTAAGTGATATTGTTGACCAGCACAGTTGGGGAAGGAGGAGTCTACTATTAGACCCTGTATCATACCATTCTGTGATGTGCCAGCCCAAAAGCTATGAGTTTAAGACTGCAAAGGACTGAACATTCACTTTGGGTGTATCGATGGTTGAAGCCATCATTTCACTTCCCACAAATTATTTAAGAAAGGATAAGTTAAGACTTTAGAGTGGTCTATGCAGAAGTCTTAGAGGTACTAGAAGACTATTAAGCCAAAGGATTCCTTTGGTACCCATTCCCTCCAGTCTGAGTTTGTTGTAATTGAGCCATGAACTTGATACAGAATCTATTGAATGTAGTGATTCCCCCAATCACTCtagtatttatttttctcattctaCCTTTTCTATCTGTTTTCAAGTTCATCCATTTTATTCTCAGACAACTCTTCCCTGAGAACATGAGGGGAAAAGTTGTTCTCATCACTGGTGCTTCTTCGGGTATTGGTGAGGTTTGTtataatatatctttttttcccttttaaatcAGTTATGATTAGAGATTTATGAATCCTATCTTCTTTTCTATTCTATTGATTTTGCAGCACCTGGCATATGAATATGCAAAGAAAGGAGCATATCTAGTCCTTGTTGCAAGAAGAGAGGAGAGCCTTAGGAAAGTCGCAGAGAAAGCAAGTAATCTTGGTTCCCCTGATGTGTTAGTTGTTGCTGCAGATGTGTCACTTGTTGATCAATGCAAACGATTCATTGATGAAGCTGTGAACCATTTCGGCCGATGTAAGTAATGATTAGAATTCATCCTTAAAAACTAGCCATTAAAGAGAGGGTGTCCAAGTCCTTATTAAATGTTTTAATTTCCAGTGGATCATCTGGTATGCAATGCTGGGATTGGTAGTTCTTGCACATTTGAAGATATACCTGATGTTACAAATTTTTTACCTGTGATGGTAATTCTTATCACTCTTATGTTGgaggttctttcttcaagccaagTGGGAAGGTTTTGTATCCTCTAATGAACACTTTTGATTGTGTGTAGAATGTAAACTTCTGGGGATCAATCTATCCCACTTATTTTGCAATTCCTCACCTCAAAAAGTACAAAGGCAAGATCATTGTGAATGCATCAGTAGCTGGGTGGATGATTGCACCAAGGGCAAATGTATATGCAGTAAGAAAGAGGCATCAACttatcctttgtttttcttacacttctttctcttttaattaAAAACCCATTTGCCATTGCTATCTTTCAGGCAAGCAAAGCTGCATTAATAAACTTCTATGACAATCTGAGAATCGAAGTAGCCTCGGAGATTTCGATAGTGGTAGTTAGTCCTGGTTTTATAGACTCAGAGCTTACCCAAGGCAAACAGCTAACcaagaaaggggaagttgaagTTGATGATGGACTAATAAAGGTAAAACTCACTTAAATTAGCTAAGagtcctttgtttttttcttggtCTTCTTTCTTAGGATTCATATCAATTATGTCAAATGGGTATTGATGAACAGGTGGTTGGAGGAATTGGAATTCCATTTGTGAGTGCAGGGGACTGTGCAAAGGCTATTGTGACTGGGGTATGCCGTGGAGACAAATACATCACAGAGCCATGGTTGTATAACATGCTTTACCTCTTAAAGATCTTCTGCCCTGAGTTGGTTGAATGGATTTCCATCTTGCTATACCGTGCCatgacttgagacttgagacttgagacttgatgAGACTTGTGAGATATTGGATGCCAATGGATCAGGTGAAGATTCCTTATATAGATTTTATTGGTGAAAAAGACATCCTCATTGTGTTTGAAGATGTTAAAGATCTTTCCAGTTTCCACCTCTCAATGGGGTAATAAagcattttaattaaaaaataaaatggggtAATATATAAAGCTAGTCAAAGAGACTTCACTTACCTATACAAGAAGATGTTGAGATGTTCAGAGTTAATAAAGTTATAGTTTTATATCGGTTATCTCAGACCTTGGATTTATCCTCATATACCATTAGACTATGTCAAACTACTAATTTAAGTTTTGGGTTAGATCTCCCTCCTCAATGTTTATTTTGTGGGCTTACTTTACTTAACAAGAAAAAGAGTAGGTGCAATGGCGAAGAAACTGGTTATCTCCTTTGTATTTTATTATTGtcaattctctttttcttttttattttggtgagACATTATTGTCATTCTCGCATTGCTACTACTAACTGCTGACCATGAATAGCTTCACAAATACTTCCCATTCAATAACTCTCAACCTCCCACCACGTAAGACATCCTTTTGCATGGATTGCATGGTGCCATGCATGTTGGATCGTATCATATTCTCATTTAAAAAACCCATATAAATACATCATGACTTAGTGCACGCAAAATAATTAAAATGTAAAAGGAGATCATAATGAGGTCATTGATTACGGTGATAACATCCATCCACAAGGAGAGGGTGTGAGGTTGAAATCAAGCCCCCACGGATCAAAAGATCCATTAACAAAATCATAGTAACCTCCCTTCAATGCCTAAGTTTTCTTCATCAAACCATCTCTCACGAATGGATAAGTTAAAAGGTTACTTAGTGATACATTAATTCCAACTTCCTGCATTGCACGGTTTAACAAACAAGTTACTATTTATTTACACAACAGAAAATTTTCATGGTATATACTGAAATAATATATCCTACCACAAACTATTACTCACTAACTCGAAGATAGAATATACTTTTAGATGGTTTAAGCtatctttggtatcatttctatttttatttttctgacaTGAATATGTTCTTGCAAGTATTAGGTAGCATTTTgtttaaaataaatcaaaataatacaaaaaatattTGTCGGAATCAATTAATCAAACCATTACACAAGgctgacttaaaaaaaaaaaaaaaaagagatgggttTTGCTTAAGTCAGTAGAATCTTCATGGAGGAGCTTCAACAGATCTGATATTAATGCATCTCCATGCATCATCAGAGTGATTATGTaggagtaaaaaaaataaaatccttcaGAGAGCTTATTGCCTCTCTCCTCAATTCTCGGTGGTGATGTTGGAAGAGTACTTTTTGGCCAACATGTACAAGAAGTGGtatcaaataaaaggaaatgaggaaaaatTTTCGAAGATGCAAGAGGTAAATTTCCTTCCCACACCCACTCACATAATGAACCATGAGATTCACATTGACACTCTTTCTATAAAACATGGGTCTCTTACTGTTATGGCAAAAAGTGTTCACCATTGGGAGCACACCACATGGACTGAGCAGGGAAGCATGATCAAGCACATGTGGCCTCAGTTTGAGCTCAGTCAATCGGTCTAGTCATGGCTGAGCTATTTTCCCAGTTAAGAACTGATATCTAGGTCGGATACAACTTAGCTAAACCACATTTGTAGTTGGACCAGTTATCGAGTGACTGGTCTACGCTCCTATATGAGGAACAACACGGGTGGATAGTCGCACCCTATTTGAACTACATTTAGAATCTTAGGACAATATCTAAGCTACGACCGAATGGTTGAACTATAGCCGCATCTTGAGTCTACCAACACGCCATCTGGAGCTCGAGATAAGTAGGTTGGAAACAGAGCTACCGAATCCATGTCGCTCAACATTTGATGTCTGTGGGATTGCTTGATAGAATACACCCTTCATTAGAGAGACAATTCTAATCCAATGCAGAATCTCCAATCAAATATTGGATACGTCATAATCAGAAAAGGACGCTCAAGAGGGCTCCAAATCCTCCTTAGAAGGAAAGATATCCCCCAAGATATACGGGGAGCTCCCATAACTAGGATGTCTACCAGATTCACTCTCCTAATACAACTCTTGCTATATACAGACTCCTAGAACTAGGAGGCATGTCAAATTGAGACTTTGTCCATTTTAGCAATTCCTGAACTATAAATAAATAGGTGAGCCTCCTTTCAAGGGGATCGGTACTTTTCCATTATTACTGGAATTTTTGTTTGCAaagagatctgacttaggcattggagagtgtTATACCCGTGCCCAAAAACCAGAGCTAATTTCAACTTTTCGACAAGTAATGCAACCCAGGTGATAACCACTAGTAATTTATGGATTTGTTGGGCTTAAATAGTAAAATATGCTAAGAGGTGAGACCCACACATTGGAAACACCTTAAAAGGGCCCCATTCAACTTAAATACTCATTTCTACACAAAGGGACAAATTTGGCCTTCACCGGTGAACACCTCCAGTGAGTGCATAGGGCAAAATTGGGTTATTTGGCCGTGGGACACAGACCCTCACAcccgtgcacctcaaaccactcCCAATAGTTGGGTCAACATACTGGGGAATAGATTAATATATTGGGACACCCCAAGGTGGACCCATTAGCGCCAAATGATGGATTAACCCGATAATGAATGAAAACCcattatttttccaaacaagccttagacAACTTGAATAAAACTATAAATAAAAGTCTTTGCCCATCCTTTTCATTCATACCAAACTAAaagcaagagaagagagaaaggagaagaagaagaagaaggaggagaggagcaagggaggaggaagaagataggAGTAAGGGGAGCACCCATCTAAGGtaagccatctctctctctctctctgtctctctctaccttctaagtagtcatctctctctcccttccatttCCACTCTCCATTAAAGCTAATGGAGATCTCCCCAACTGAATCTATCCACCTACATACCGAACCCTCCCTTGTGAAATCCCATTTCAAACCCCAATTTGGacaacacaaaacctagaaatggggaAATTTCCTAAAACACACATTCTCACTTGTCAAAGCTACAAATTGGGGGAGGGGTTTAGTGTAAGAGACCCATCCTAGCAAGATTGATGAATCAATTTGAGTCCATAAACCCTCCCTagtgaaatccccaatttgggtaACTGAACCTTAGAAATGGTGGGTTTTGTCCAAACCCTCTATACCCACcattcaaatccaaaattgagttaggtaaaatgaaatttaaaatgggTATAGTGGACTGGGGTGACCACATAAGCCATTAGTGGTCACCACATAAACCCTCAACCAAAATTCCCTAAGTTAGCTTGGTCGCGACTGAAATTTTTGGGAAATTTGGGTGCATTGTGTAAACCCACTATAACCAACCCATTGATTGCACGTAATCTAAGTTAATTGAGGTGGATGAACGTCCCCCATATATAAATCAGCCCTATAGTCATAAAACCCCATTTTGAGAacgatttcaaagaaaaaagaaataggaaataaaGCTAGAACATGTGGCTAGGGTTTCATTTCTCTATgggtaatttattttcttaaaaatcttatgtatcctaggaatAGAACCAAGAGGTGACGAGACAACGTGGCGTAAGGCCATCAGTTGTCCATCATCACCTAGGACTCGAGGTGGAGGGATTTTGTATGatttttatggaatgtttacaTCATTTGCATATGGGGATAATCATATCACTTTGCATATTAAAATCTTCTTTCTTGTGGTGAATGTTGATGTGGCACGATGATATGAGTTGTGATTGGGTTTTGTGAATTATTTTAAGGAACCTATACAACATGTTATCTATGTGCGTGATCATAAATTGTGCTTTATGAACCTGTTACTATTTGAGAACCATAATGTGTAGGTTGGTGTGGGTGTTAATTTATGAGGTGCAGCATGATCGAGGTTGTGGGCCATTTCGGTTACCGAGGTTATGGGAGATTCCGATACTGCATTCTCGAGTATGATCACCTTATAATTGTGATTCATACATGATAgattgcattgggctaggaaaaATAACCCGGGGCGTAGCTTGTCTGAGGTTGTGGGGGATTCTGGTTACCGATGTTGTGGGAGATTCCAGTACTACATGCCCATAAACTGAGACCATATGTGGTCATGCTTGTGGGTGCAGCATGGCCGGGTTACAGAGGTTGTGGGAGATTCTGGTACTGTATTCCTAAGTATGATCACCTTATAATTGTGATGTGAAATGAATCATGCTAGCTTATATTGGGCTAGGAAAATAACCCAGGTGCAGTATGTCTGAGGTTGTGGGCTATTCGGGTTACTAAAGTTGTGGGAGATTCGGTATTGCTACCCATAAACTAAGAGAGTGTCTGGTCATGCTCGTGGGTGCAGCATGGAGTAGGTTGTGGGTCATTCTGATTACTGAGGTTGTGGGTCATTCTGGTACTGCATTCTCAAGTATGATCACACTTTGGACCTAGAATTTGTTGCCTAGAATTGTTTACTATTAACCGGATCATGTCATTTCATGTATCTAATTGCATTCATCCAATTTCATTAATATTATTGTGGTTGAACAATGGTACTTTTTGCTATTTTATTGTTTGTTGTGAATGCTTGTGTGtgtgtacccctcactgggcttcgtggaagctcacccccgttgttgtccctttttagatgttgactTAGGTAACCATTTGGAGTCTGTGGTTGAAGAGCTAGCTCTCTACAGAACTGACCTCTGGGACAAGGAGCTTGCTACGTATGAGGATGACTGCgtatgtgatgattgtgcatttggtgcatgctgaggatgagagtatcatcttccattttgatccTTTTATACTTATCAGATATAGCTCTAGGGGCATAATTGTAATTTTGATTCCACTGTGAAAAACTTCTTTTGGATAAATATGTTAAACATAAGGGAAGTTATTAGCATAACAAGGGTTGATTGTGTTCAGTAAAATAACAAAAGGGTAACAATAGCAAAttattatgaaattttttattgaagAATCGATTAAATTGGGGTAAACTAGACATTTCACTTTTTATAaactaaaatcacaaaatataTTCACAATTGGAATTGTAAAGGCATTTTAGTCATTTCATCTTATTTCTTAAACCTACATtgggtttttcttcattgaggttgagaacgaagaagaagtaagaagagaatgagaggtTGGGaacgaagaaggaaaaaggagagGTTCAAGCTGATGGGCTTGAGGTTAGAGTTTTGGAGATGATCATGCTGAGGATTTGTCCATTCTCTGCCTACATCAACTAGAAGTTGTAGGCCTTCAAACCCTTTGTATG
Above is a genomic segment from Macadamia integrifolia cultivar HAES 741 unplaced genomic scaffold, SCU_Mint_v3 scaffold1103, whole genome shotgun sequence containing:
- the LOC122062775 gene encoding 11-beta-hydroxysteroid dehydrogenase A-like; its protein translation is MNLIQNLLNVVIPPITLVFIFLILPFLSVFKFIHFILRQLFPENMRGKVVLITGASSGIGEHLAYEYAKKGAYLVLVARREESLRKVAEKASNLGSPDVLVVAADVSLVDQCKRFIDEAVNHFGRLDHLVCNAGIGSSCTFEDIPDVTNFLPVMNVNFWGSIYPTYFAIPHLKKYKGKIIVNASVAGWMIAPRANVYAASKAALINFYDNLRIEVASEISIVVVSPGFIDSELTQGKQLTKKGEVEVDDGLIKVVGGIGIPFVSAGDCAKAIVTGVCRGDKYITEPWLYNMLYLLKIFCPELVEWISILLYRAMT